The following are encoded together in the Falsiruegeria litorea R37 genome:
- a CDS encoding chloride channel protein, producing MTPSTRTLLQQQLRQATAAIKDGWRVMRHRGPSQIQFWFIALAIGIVAGFAALFFRKGINALQAALYGTEDVQFLHSFAEQLPWYWVLLIPIAGGLIVGIILHNFTEDGRVRSVADVIEGAAITDGRVEKKAGIASMFASLITLSSGGSTGREGPVVHMAGVVSTWVSDRIHADGITGRDLLGCAVAAAVSASFNAPIAGALFALEVVLRHFAVHAFAPIVIAAVAGTVINRLEFGDVTEFVLNTPGSLKFYVELPAFLLLGLLCGVIAVVLMRSIFLAEDLANHLQDKFTIPRWIRPAISGAMLGGLAIWFPHIIGVGYETTTLALSGDLLLHNAIIFAVLKTVAVAITFGGRMGGGVFSPSLMIGALSGLAFGLIATGLLPDVSGTHTLYAFAGMGAVAAAVLGAPISTTLIVFELTGDWQIGIAVMVSVSMSTALASRLVDRSFFLTQLERRNIHLAAGPQAYLLAMMRCSTVMRALDDPRCADIDACEQMIGEGLCVEANATLEAAMPYFDRADVPFVPVVVHKEGLPPKLVGALFHIDALKAYNRALAATAAEEHS from the coding sequence CAGTTGCGACAGGCCACAGCTGCCATCAAGGACGGCTGGCGTGTGATGCGCCATCGTGGCCCGAGCCAGATCCAGTTCTGGTTCATCGCGCTTGCAATCGGCATTGTCGCCGGTTTTGCAGCGCTTTTCTTTCGCAAGGGGATCAACGCGCTCCAAGCCGCGCTTTATGGGACCGAAGATGTGCAGTTCCTGCACAGCTTTGCCGAGCAACTGCCGTGGTACTGGGTACTGTTGATTCCTATCGCTGGCGGTCTGATCGTTGGCATCATCCTGCATAATTTTACCGAGGACGGCCGGGTTCGCTCGGTTGCAGATGTGATCGAAGGGGCTGCCATCACCGACGGGCGGGTTGAAAAGAAGGCCGGGATCGCCTCGATGTTCGCCTCGCTCATCACGCTCAGCTCAGGCGGCTCAACGGGACGCGAGGGGCCAGTGGTGCATATGGCGGGCGTGGTGTCGACCTGGGTCAGCGACAGGATCCACGCAGACGGGATCACCGGGCGCGATCTATTGGGTTGCGCGGTGGCCGCCGCCGTTTCAGCCAGCTTCAACGCCCCAATTGCCGGGGCGCTCTTTGCGCTTGAAGTTGTCCTGCGCCACTTTGCAGTTCACGCCTTTGCACCCATCGTGATTGCGGCTGTGGCGGGAACGGTGATCAACCGTCTAGAGTTCGGCGACGTCACCGAGTTTGTGCTCAACACACCCGGATCGCTCAAGTTTTATGTCGAGCTGCCGGCCTTCCTGCTATTGGGGCTGTTGTGCGGTGTTATCGCGGTTGTCCTGATGCGGTCGATCTTTCTCGCCGAAGACTTGGCCAATCACCTTCAGGACAAGTTCACTATTCCCCGTTGGATACGTCCGGCAATTTCGGGCGCGATGCTGGGGGGGCTGGCGATCTGGTTCCCACATATCATCGGCGTTGGGTATGAGACGACGACCCTGGCTCTGAGTGGCGATCTGCTGCTGCACAACGCGATCATCTTTGCGGTGTTGAAAACAGTGGCCGTGGCCATCACCTTTGGCGGGCGCATGGGGGGCGGGGTGTTTTCGCCGTCGCTGATGATCGGGGCGCTGTCGGGGCTGGCCTTTGGCCTGATCGCCACCGGCCTGCTGCCGGACGTGTCGGGGACCCACACGCTCTATGCTTTTGCCGGGATGGGGGCTGTTGCAGCCGCTGTTTTGGGTGCACCGATTTCCACCACGCTGATCGTGTTCGAACTGACCGGAGACTGGCAGATCGGGATCGCGGTGATGGTGTCGGTATCGATGTCCACTGCCTTGGCTTCGCGCCTCGTGGACCGTTCGTTCTTTCTGACGCAGCTGGAGCGCCGCAACATCCACCTGGCGGCAGGCCCGCAGGCCTATCTGCTGGCGATGATGCGCTGTTCAACCGTGATGCGCGCGCTGGATGACCCGCGCTGCGCCGATATTGACGCCTGCGAGCAGATGATCGGCGAGGGGCTGTGTGTCGAGGCCAACGCCACGCTCGAGGCTGCGATGCCCTACTTTGACCGGGCTGATGTGCCCTTTGTTCCGGTCGTCGTGCACAAGGAGGGGCTGCCGCCCAAGCTGGTGGGCGCATTGTTCCACATCGACGCGCTAAAGGCGTACAACCGGGCGTTGGCGGCCACGGCGGCTGAAGAGCACTCGTAA